A stretch of the Medicago truncatula cultivar Jemalong A17 chromosome 5, MtrunA17r5.0-ANR, whole genome shotgun sequence genome encodes the following:
- the LOC11427047 gene encoding AT-hook motif nuclear-localized protein 5 gives MDEREAMSFSDGSGSYYMHKERVFQQPPPGFRALSNPHGGSDGSTFSVEHEHGSFSHGAVVPYSGEQSVKKKRGRPRKYGPDVPVSLRLSPMSATANSTPDSEKRPRGRPPGSGRKQQLAALGEWMNSSAGQAFSPHVITIGPQEDIVEKLLLFSQHRPRALCVLSGTGTVSSVTLRQPASTSVSVTYEGRFQILCLSGSYLVAEDGGPHNRTGGISVSLSSMDGHVIGGGVARLIAASPVQVVVCSFVYGGSKPKTTKQETAVKDDDDSEPQSSDKLASPGSEPPNQNYTASGTGTMWHGSRTVDVKSTQPHTGIDLMNG, from the exons ATGGATGAGAGAGAAGCTATGTCATTTTCTGATGGGTCTGGTTCATATTACATGCATAAAGAAAGAGTGTTTCAACAACCACCTCCTGGGTTTAGAGCTTTGTCTAATCCTCATGGTGGTTCTGATGGTTCTACATTTTCAGTAGAGCATGAGCATGGTAGTTTTAGTCATGGTGCTGTAGTGCCTTATTCAGGGGAGCAGTctgtgaaaaagaaaagagggaGGCCTAGGAAGTATGGTCCTGATGTACCTGTTTCTTTGAGACTTTCTCCTATGTCTGCCACTGCTAATTCTACTCCTGATTCGGAGAAACGGCCGAGAGGACGGCCACCGGGAAGTGGAAGGAAGCAACAGCTAGCTGCTCTAG GTGAATGGATGAACAGCTCCGCTGGACAGGCTTTTTCACCTCATGTTATCACCATTGGACCTCAAGAG gACATTGTAGAAAAGTTATTGTTATTTTCACAACATAGACCACGCGCTTTATGCGTCTTGTCGGGAACTGGGACTGTATCTTCAGTCACTCTGCGCCAGCCTGCTTCTACCAGTGTCAGTGTTACATACGAG GGTCGATTCCAAATATTATGCTTATCTGGTTCTTACTTGGTTGCTGAAGATGGTGGACCTCACAATAGAACTGGTGGCATTAGTGTTTCCCTTTCTAGCATGGATGGTCATGTTATCGGTGGTGGGGTTGCTAGGCTTATTGCTGCAAGCCCTGTCCAG GTGGTAGTTTGCAGCTTTGTGTACGGTGGTTCTAAGCCAAAGACAACAAAACAAGAAACTGCTGTAAAAGACGATGACGATTCTGAGCCTCAGAGTAGTGACAAATTAGCTTCTCCAGGAAGTGAGCCACCTAATCAAAACTATACAGCTTCTGGAACAGGCACAATGTGGCATGGATCAAGGACAGTAGACGTGAAAAGTACACAACCACACACTGGTATTGATTTGATGAACGGGTGA
- the LOC112421757 gene encoding protein MAINTENANCE OF MERISTEMS has protein sequence MGWMGLAFLYEQLSLTSDSSMASCGGYMTFLVGWTLTHFSNIIPRIDDDAYDPAVSPLVIQWKPPRGFSNPGHYRSAIDSLDHSHVTWRPYERRRHITPFQDICWYSGWIMTGSDRMVHHLSERVLRKYGYVQTILRAPTDIELIAADDVAQDFTEFALHVLSHQDRGYMRWFIRVSHPIVNPPTTIPDYAAAAPPRPVPPYEEDIVEQQWARHPLDPYQIISNIRARVDGAMGHPVVFHNSEEVMRLMQGIQSEWSMLEQVPAPRRRSRNPRDGPV, from the exons ATGGGGTGGATGGGACTTGCTTTCCTATATGAGCAGCTATCTCTTACCTCCGACTCATCTATGGCCTCATGTGGTGGTTACATGACATTTCTTGTG GGATGGACTTTGACGCACTTCTCGAACATcattccgaggattgatgatgaCGCCTACGACCCTGCTGTTTCTCCGCTTGTGATTCAATGGAAACCTCCAAGGGGCTTTTCTAATCCTGGACACTACAGATCTGCCATCGATTCGTTGGACCATTCACATGTCACCTGGAGGCCGTACGAGAGACGACGACACATCACGCCCTTTCAGGACATATGCTGGTACTCCGGATGGATCATGACCGGCAGCGACAGGATGGTCCATCACTTGTCAGAGCGGGTTCTTAGGAAGTACGGGTATGTCCAAACTATTCTCAGGGCTCCTACAGACATTGAACTTATTGCGGCGGATGACGTGGCCCAGGACTTCACGGAGTTTGCTTTACATGTCCTCAGCCATCAGGATAGGGGGTACATGAGATGGTTCATTAGAGTATCACATCCTATTGTGAACCCCCCTACGACCATTCCTGACTATGCAGCTGCTGCCCCTCCTCGTCCTGTCCCTCCTTATGAGGAGGATATTGTTGAGCAGCAGTGGGCCAGACATCCTCTAGACCCATACCAGATCATCAGCAACATCAGAGCAAGAGTGGACGGTGCAATGGGACATCCTGTTGTGTTTCATAATTCAGAGGAGGTTATGCGCTTGATGCAGGGCATACAGTCTGAGTGGAGCATGCTGGAGCAGGTGCCGGCACCGCGGAGGAGGAGTAGGAATCCACGGGATGGACCAGTATGA